The following are encoded together in the Nocardioides sp. Arc9.136 genome:
- a CDS encoding FUSC family protein translates to MTRGTGAGQLGRELLGFGPHAGAHRVAARAGVSVLVPLLVLLAAGRLEWSIYATFGAFTALYGRERVGPLRVRLQTEVGVLLTAVVAVGTLVGSSEHRAWVAVPTAALLTIGAAVLSDRQHWHPPGALFPVFALTACASIPGEPSDALVALLVAGCSAAFSLLVGNLGAWLRRRRATYAAADRPSGAPGARAASPTTGLWRHVLPSGVAVLLAGSVATGVGIGHPYWAMVSAVVPLAAADPLRQLVRGLHRLLGTGVGLALAGALLALDLGPLATVLAVVALQVAAELLVGRNYALALVVITPLALLMVHLVSPVPTSELLVDRGTETLVGVVIGLAVGWLARRVGSARAAG, encoded by the coding sequence GTGACCCGGGGGACCGGGGCCGGGCAGCTCGGTCGCGAGCTGCTCGGCTTCGGGCCGCACGCCGGCGCCCACCGCGTCGCGGCGCGGGCCGGCGTCTCGGTGCTCGTGCCGCTCCTCGTGCTGCTGGCGGCCGGGCGGCTGGAGTGGTCCATCTACGCCACCTTCGGGGCGTTCACCGCGCTCTACGGCCGCGAGCGCGTCGGCCCGCTGCGGGTGCGGCTGCAGACCGAGGTCGGCGTCCTGCTGACCGCCGTCGTCGCCGTCGGCACCCTGGTCGGCTCCTCCGAGCACCGGGCCTGGGTCGCCGTCCCCACGGCGGCGCTGCTGACGATCGGCGCGGCCGTCCTCTCCGACCGGCAGCACTGGCACCCGCCCGGCGCGCTGTTCCCCGTCTTCGCGCTCACCGCCTGCGCCTCGATCCCCGGCGAGCCCTCCGACGCCCTCGTGGCGCTCCTCGTCGCCGGCTGCTCCGCGGCGTTCTCGCTGCTGGTGGGGAACCTCGGCGCCTGGCTGCGGCGCCGGCGCGCGACGTACGCCGCCGCCGACCGCCCGTCCGGCGCCCCGGGTGCCCGGGCGGCGAGCCCGACCACGGGGCTGTGGCGGCACGTGCTGCCCAGTGGCGTCGCGGTGCTGCTCGCCGGCAGCGTGGCGACCGGGGTCGGCATCGGCCACCCCTACTGGGCGATGGTCTCCGCGGTCGTCCCGCTCGCGGCCGCCGACCCGCTGCGCCAGCTCGTGCGCGGCCTGCACCGCCTGCTCGGCACCGGCGTCGGCCTCGCGCTCGCGGGGGCGCTCCTGGCGCTCGACCTCGGGCCGCTCGCCACCGTGCTGGCGGTCGTCGCGCTGCAGGTCGCCGCCGAGCTGCTCGTCGGCCGCAACTACGCGCTCGCGCTGGTGGTCATCACGCCCCTGGCCCTGCTGATGGTGCACCTCGTCTCGCCGGTGCCGACCTCCGAGCTGCTCGTCGACCGCGGCACCGAGACGCTCGTCGGCGTGGTCATCGGGCTGGCCGTCGGGTGGCTCGCCCGCCGGGTGGGGTCGGCCCGCGCCGCCGGCTGA
- a CDS encoding VOC family protein codes for MDQRISFVTLAVADLAASRAFYCDGLGWTPALEVPDDVVMIEVGEHLVLSLWVRSAFEAEVGPLATGPGVAPFTLAHNVATPAEVDAVLDTARAAGADPVSGATERPWGGYTGYFADPDGHRWEVAWNPGPIGQRVLP; via the coding sequence ATGGACCAGCGGATCAGCTTCGTGACCCTGGCCGTGGCCGACCTCGCCGCGAGCCGGGCGTTCTACTGCGACGGCCTGGGGTGGACGCCGGCGCTCGAGGTGCCCGACGACGTGGTGATGATCGAGGTGGGGGAGCACCTCGTGCTCTCGCTGTGGGTGCGCTCGGCCTTCGAGGCCGAGGTGGGTCCGCTCGCCACCGGACCGGGCGTCGCGCCGTTCACGCTGGCGCACAACGTCGCGACCCCCGCGGAGGTCGACGCGGTGCTCGACACGGCCCGCGCCGCGGGCGCCGACCCGGTGAGCGGTGCGACCGAGCGCCCGTGGGGCGGGTACACCGGCTACTTCGCCGACCCGGACGGCCACCGCTGGGAGGTCGCCTGGAACCCCGGCCCGATCGGGCAGCGCGTGCTGCCCTGA
- a CDS encoding VOC family protein, which translates to MTDPRDRPAAGAPGDRTRLSGRDVEAEQLADWRVMFEQLHARFATGDFATGLRLVAAIGEAAEEMDHHPDVELTYGAVAVRTWSHDIGAVTRRDVRLARAVSDAAGRLGATAEPHRLSVLELALDTHDLDEVRPFWAAVLGYEPVDDPDELRDPLGHGPTLWFQESGPRRPGDIEQRFHLDVRVPPEVAEQRVRAAVGAGGTLVDDGPAPRFWVLADAQGNRACITTWLGRED; encoded by the coding sequence GTGACCGACCCACGAGACCGCCCCGCGGCGGGCGCGCCCGGTGACCGCACCCGGCTGTCCGGCCGCGACGTCGAGGCCGAGCAGCTCGCCGACTGGCGGGTGATGTTCGAGCAGCTGCACGCCCGGTTCGCCACCGGTGACTTCGCGACCGGGCTCCGGCTCGTCGCGGCCATCGGCGAGGCGGCCGAGGAGATGGACCACCACCCCGACGTCGAGCTGACGTACGGCGCCGTCGCGGTGCGGACGTGGAGCCACGACATCGGCGCGGTGACCCGGCGCGACGTGCGCCTCGCCCGGGCGGTCAGCGACGCGGCCGGCCGCCTCGGCGCGACCGCGGAACCGCACCGGCTCTCGGTCCTCGAGCTGGCGCTGGACACCCACGACCTCGACGAGGTGCGGCCGTTCTGGGCGGCGGTGCTGGGCTACGAGCCCGTCGACGACCCCGACGAGCTCCGCGATCCGCTGGGCCACGGCCCCACCCTGTGGTTCCAGGAGTCCGGCCCCCGCCGGCCCGGCGACATCGAGCAGCGCTTCCACCTCGACGTGCGCGTCCCGCCCGAGGTCGCCGAGCAGCGGGTACGCGCGGCGGTCGGGGCCGGCGGCACCCTCGTCGACGACGGCCCGGCCCCCCGCTTCTGGGTGCTCGCCGACGCCCAGGGCAACCGCGCCTGCATCACCACCTGGCTGGGCCGCGAGGACTGA
- a CDS encoding acetolactate synthase large subunit has translation MLGRQSGPGDGRGGGRLPWWHAPGPPCTHATRGLSRTGSASASPLAACGRGVFCWPCTTSTTTERGSEKMTEQITGAQSLVASLEAAGVTDVFGIPGGAILPAYDPLLDSSIRHILVRHEQGAGHAAQGYAAATGRVGVCMATSGPGATNLVTPIADAHMDSVPMVAVTGQVGASMIGTDAFQEADIRGITMPITKHNFLVTDPAEIPQRVAEAFHIASTGRPGPVLVDVAKSALEAMTTFRWPTELHLPGYRPVTKPHAKQIREAAKLILESRRPVLYVGGGTVRAGASAELRALAELTGMPVVTTLMARGAFPDSHPQHLGMPGMHGSVSAVAGLQKSDLIISLGARFDDRVTGRLDSFAPHAKVVHADIDPAEIGKNRHADVPIVGDCREVIADLLAVLRAEADAGHTGDFEAWAEFLTGIKRRYPLGYEAPADGSLAPQYVIERLGQIAGPDTIYTSGVGQHQMWAAQFIGYEKPRTWLNSGGLGTMGYSVPAAMGAKVGAPDTTVWAIDGDGCFQMTNQELATCAINDIPIKVAIVNNESLGMVRQWQTLFYNERYSNTDLHSKRIPDFVKLAEAYGCVGLSCETPADVDSIIEKAMSINDVPVVVDFRVNRDAMVWPMVAAGKSNDEIKYARDLAPDFDRVEDDWEVRPA, from the coding sequence ATGCTGGGACGGCAGTCGGGTCCGGGTGACGGGCGCGGGGGCGGGCGGCTACCGTGGTGGCATGCGCCAGGACCTCCTTGTACGCACGCGACGCGTGGGCTGAGCCGAACCGGCTCCGCCAGCGCGTCACCCCTCGCCGCCTGCGGCCGAGGGGTTTTTTGTTGGCCATGCACCACCAGCACCACCACTGAACGGGGAAGCGAGAAGATGACCGAGCAGATCACAGGCGCCCAGAGCCTGGTCGCGTCGCTGGAGGCAGCCGGCGTCACCGACGTCTTCGGCATCCCGGGCGGCGCGATCCTCCCGGCCTACGACCCGCTGCTGGACTCCAGCATCCGCCACATCCTGGTCCGCCACGAGCAGGGTGCGGGCCACGCGGCGCAGGGGTACGCCGCCGCGACCGGCCGGGTCGGCGTGTGCATGGCGACCTCCGGGCCGGGCGCGACCAACCTGGTCACGCCGATCGCGGACGCCCACATGGACTCCGTGCCGATGGTGGCCGTGACCGGCCAGGTCGGCGCGTCGATGATCGGGACGGACGCCTTCCAGGAGGCCGACATCCGCGGCATCACGATGCCGATCACCAAGCACAACTTCCTCGTCACCGACCCGGCCGAGATCCCGCAGCGCGTGGCCGAGGCGTTCCACATCGCCTCCACCGGCCGCCCCGGCCCGGTCCTCGTCGACGTCGCCAAGTCCGCGCTCGAGGCGATGACGACGTTCCGCTGGCCCACCGAGCTGCACCTGCCCGGCTACCGCCCGGTGACCAAGCCGCACGCCAAGCAGATCCGCGAGGCGGCCAAGCTGATCCTCGAGTCGCGCCGCCCGGTGCTGTACGTCGGCGGCGGCACGGTCCGCGCCGGCGCCTCGGCCGAGCTGCGGGCGCTGGCCGAGCTCACCGGCATGCCGGTAGTGACCACCCTCATGGCACGCGGTGCGTTCCCCGACAGCCACCCCCAGCACCTCGGCATGCCCGGCATGCACGGCTCGGTCTCGGCGGTCGCGGGCCTGCAGAAGTCCGACCTGATCATCAGCCTGGGTGCCCGCTTCGACGACCGGGTCACCGGTCGGCTCGACTCCTTCGCGCCGCACGCCAAGGTCGTCCACGCCGACATCGACCCCGCCGAGATCGGCAAGAACCGCCACGCCGACGTCCCGATCGTGGGCGACTGCCGCGAGGTCATCGCCGACCTGCTCGCCGTCCTGCGGGCCGAGGCCGACGCCGGCCACACCGGCGACTTCGAGGCGTGGGCGGAGTTCCTCACCGGGATCAAGCGCCGCTACCCGCTGGGCTACGAGGCGCCCGCCGACGGCAGCCTCGCGCCGCAGTACGTCATCGAGCGGCTCGGCCAGATCGCCGGCCCGGACACGATCTACACCTCCGGGGTGGGCCAGCACCAGATGTGGGCCGCGCAGTTCATCGGCTACGAGAAGCCGCGCACCTGGCTGAACTCCGGCGGCCTCGGCACGATGGGCTACTCGGTCCCCGCGGCCATGGGAGCCAAGGTCGGCGCCCCGGACACGACTGTCTGGGCCATCGACGGCGACGGCTGCTTCCAGATGACCAACCAGGAGCTGGCCACCTGCGCGATCAACGACATCCCGATCAAGGTCGCGATCGTCAACAACGAGTCGCTCGGCATGGTCCGGCAGTGGCAGACGCTGTTCTACAACGAGCGCTACTCCAACACCGACCTGCACTCCAAGCGGATCCCCGACTTCGTCAAGCTCGCCGAGGCCTACGGCTGCGTCGGCCTCTCCTGCGAGACCCCGGCCGACGTCGACTCGATCATCGAGAAGGCGATGTCGATCAACGACGTCCCGGTCGTGGTCGACTTCCGCGTCAACCGCGACGCGATGGTGTGGCCGATGGTCGCCGCCGGCAAGAGCAACGACGAGATCAAGTACGCACGTGACCTCGCACCCGACTTCGACCGGGTCGAGGACGACTGGGAGGTCCGACCGGCATGA
- the ilvN gene encoding acetolactate synthase small subunit has protein sequence MSKHTLSVLVEDKPGVLARIAGLFSRRGFNIDSLAVGPTEHADVSRMTIVVNVESSPLEQVTKQLNKLVEVIKIVELDPTASVDRELVLVKVAATAETRGQVLDTVQLFRAKVIDVAPDAVTIQITGNAGKIADFLRVLEPFGIRELVQSGMVAIGRGSRSISERNLRPVTVPARPAAG, from the coding sequence ATGAGCAAGCACACCCTCTCGGTCCTGGTGGAGGACAAGCCCGGTGTCCTGGCCCGGATCGCCGGCCTGTTCAGCCGCCGCGGCTTCAACATCGACTCCCTCGCCGTGGGGCCCACCGAGCACGCCGACGTCTCGCGGATGACCATCGTCGTCAATGTCGAGTCGTCCCCGCTGGAGCAGGTGACCAAGCAGCTCAACAAGCTGGTCGAGGTCATCAAGATCGTCGAGCTCGACCCGACCGCATCGGTCGACCGCGAGCTCGTCCTGGTCAAGGTCGCCGCCACCGCGGAGACCCGGGGCCAGGTGCTCGACACCGTCCAGCTCTTCCGCGCGAAGGTCATCGACGTGGCCCCCGACGCGGTCACCATCCAGATCACCGGGAACGCCGGGAAGATCGCGGACTTCCTGCGGGTGCTCGAGCCCTTCGGCATCCGCGAGCTCGTCCAGTCCGGGATGGTCGCCATCGGCCGCGGCTCCCGGTCGATCTCCGAGCGGAACCTGCGGCCGGTCACCGTCCCGGCCCGCCCGGCCGCCGGCTGA
- the ilvC gene encoding ketol-acid reductoisomerase, producing MAEMFYDDHADLSLIQGKNVAVIGYGSQGHAHALSLRDSGVDVRVGLQPDSKSRAKAEAEGLRVVTPAEAAEEADVIVILAPDQHQRKLYSEEIAPSLTEGDTLVFGHGFNIRFGYITPPEGVDVFMVAPKGPGHLVRREYVDGRGVPVLVAVEKDASGTAWDLALSYAKAIGGLRAGGIKTTFTEETETDLFGEQAVLCGGASQLVQYGFEVLTEAGYQPEVAYFECLHELKLIVDLMYEGGIAKQRWSVSDTAEFGDYVSGPRVIDERVKENMKGVLADITNGAFAERFITDQENGSPEFTKFREQGEQHPIEQTGRELRKLMAWVKSHDSDYTEGTATR from the coding sequence GTGGCTGAGATGTTCTACGACGACCACGCCGACCTGTCCCTGATCCAGGGCAAGAACGTGGCCGTCATCGGCTACGGCAGCCAGGGCCACGCCCACGCGCTGTCGCTCCGCGACTCCGGTGTCGACGTGCGCGTCGGCCTGCAGCCCGACTCCAAGAGCCGCGCCAAGGCCGAGGCCGAGGGCCTCCGCGTCGTCACGCCGGCCGAGGCCGCGGAGGAGGCCGACGTCATCGTCATCCTCGCCCCCGACCAGCACCAGCGGAAGCTCTACTCCGAGGAGATCGCCCCGAGCCTCACCGAGGGCGACACCCTGGTCTTCGGCCACGGCTTCAACATCCGCTTCGGCTACATCACCCCGCCCGAGGGCGTCGACGTCTTCATGGTCGCCCCCAAGGGCCCGGGCCACCTCGTCCGCCGCGAGTACGTCGACGGGCGCGGCGTGCCGGTGCTCGTCGCCGTCGAGAAGGACGCCTCGGGCACGGCCTGGGACCTCGCGCTCTCCTACGCCAAGGCCATCGGTGGCCTGCGCGCCGGCGGCATCAAGACCACCTTCACCGAGGAGACCGAGACCGACCTGTTCGGCGAGCAGGCCGTCCTGTGCGGTGGCGCCTCGCAGCTGGTGCAGTACGGCTTCGAGGTCCTCACCGAGGCCGGCTACCAGCCGGAGGTCGCCTACTTCGAGTGCCTCCACGAGCTGAAGCTGATCGTCGACCTGATGTACGAGGGCGGCATCGCCAAGCAGCGCTGGTCGGTCTCCGACACCGCCGAGTTCGGTGACTACGTCTCGGGCCCGCGGGTCATCGACGAGCGCGTCAAGGAGAACATGAAGGGCGTGCTCGCCGACATCACCAACGGCGCGTTCGCCGAGCGGTTCATCACCGACCAGGAGAACGGCTCGCCGGAGTTCACCAAGTTCCGCGAGCAGGGCGAGCAGCACCCGATCGAGCAGACCGGTCGCGAGCTGCGCAAGCTGATGGCGTGGGTCAAGAGCCACGACTCGGACTACACCGAGGGCACCGCCACCCGCTGA
- a CDS encoding DsbA family oxidoreductase, with protein MRIEIWSDVVCPWCYVGKRRLEKALAGFEHRDAVEVVYRSFELDPSAPQHGHESTLSQLAKKYGQSEDQMRAGMQSLIETAAGEGLDMRLFDNVHTNTVDAHRLLHLALETGGPALQRELKEQLLAAYFLRAEDVGDHDVLRAAARTAGLTEAAGGERVDAVLAGQEYADAVAADVARARAYGATGVPFFVVDQRYGVSGAQPTEVFEQVLATAWADAHPVLQTVGGDADACGPDGCPI; from the coding sequence ATGCGCATCGAGATCTGGAGCGACGTCGTCTGCCCGTGGTGCTACGTGGGCAAGCGCCGTCTGGAGAAGGCCCTGGCCGGCTTCGAGCACCGGGACGCCGTCGAGGTCGTCTACCGGTCCTTCGAGCTCGACCCGTCCGCCCCGCAGCACGGGCACGAGTCGACCCTGAGCCAGCTGGCCAAGAAGTACGGCCAGTCCGAGGACCAGATGCGCGCCGGCATGCAGTCGCTCATCGAGACGGCCGCCGGCGAGGGCCTGGACATGAGGCTCTTCGACAACGTCCACACCAACACCGTCGACGCCCACCGGCTGCTGCACCTCGCGCTCGAGACCGGCGGCCCGGCGCTGCAGCGCGAGCTCAAGGAGCAGCTGCTCGCGGCGTACTTCCTGCGCGCCGAGGACGTCGGGGACCACGACGTGCTCCGGGCCGCGGCCCGCACCGCCGGGCTCACCGAGGCGGCGGGCGGGGAGCGCGTGGACGCGGTCCTCGCGGGCCAGGAGTACGCCGACGCGGTCGCCGCCGACGTCGCCCGGGCGCGGGCGTACGGCGCCACGGGCGTGCCGTTCTTCGTCGTCGACCAGCGCTACGGCGTCTCGGGCGCCCAGCCGACCGAGGTGTTCGAGCAGGTCCTCGCCACGGCCTGGGCCGACGCCCACCCGGTCCTGCAGACCGTCGGCGGCGACGCCGATGCCTGCGGCCCCGACGGCTGCCCGATCTGA
- the efeU gene encoding iron uptake transporter permease EfeU produces the protein MLANYLIGLREGLEAALVVSILVAYLVKTDRRHLLGRIWAGVALAVGVSLAFGAILTFGPRGLTFEAQELIGGTLSIIAVGFVTWMIFWMARAARSLSGELRGQIDRAAEGSRWSLVVVAVLAVGREGLETALFLWAATKAGTRDAGGAVTPTWEPLLGAALGIATAVALGWLIYRGAITINLTRFFTWTGAFLILVAAGVLSYGVHDLQEARFLPGLHDLAFDVSATIDPGSWYAALLKGIFNFSPATTWLEAAAWLAYAVPAMTLFLLGVRRRTRPVRPGPELQKDPTHA, from the coding sequence GTGCTCGCCAACTACCTGATCGGCCTCCGCGAGGGCCTCGAGGCCGCGCTCGTGGTGAGCATCCTCGTGGCGTACCTCGTCAAGACCGACCGGCGCCACCTCCTCGGCCGGATCTGGGCCGGCGTCGCGCTCGCGGTGGGCGTGAGCCTGGCCTTCGGGGCGATCCTGACGTTCGGGCCGCGAGGGCTGACCTTCGAGGCCCAGGAGCTGATCGGCGGCACGCTGTCGATCATCGCCGTCGGCTTCGTCACCTGGATGATCTTCTGGATGGCGCGCGCCGCCCGCTCGCTGAGCGGGGAGCTGCGCGGTCAGATCGACCGGGCCGCCGAGGGCAGCCGCTGGTCGCTGGTGGTCGTCGCCGTCCTCGCGGTCGGCCGCGAGGGGCTCGAGACCGCCCTGTTCCTGTGGGCCGCCACCAAGGCCGGCACCCGCGATGCCGGGGGAGCGGTCACCCCCACCTGGGAGCCGCTGCTCGGCGCCGCGCTCGGCATCGCGACCGCGGTGGCGCTCGGCTGGCTGATCTACCGCGGTGCGATCACCATCAACCTCACCCGGTTCTTCACCTGGACCGGTGCCTTCCTGATCCTCGTCGCCGCCGGCGTGCTGTCGTACGGCGTGCACGACCTGCAGGAGGCGCGCTTCCTGCCGGGCCTGCACGACCTGGCCTTCGACGTCTCCGCGACCATCGACCCCGGCAGCTGGTACGCCGCCCTGCTCAAGGGCATCTTCAACTTCTCCCCGGCCACGACCTGGCTCGAGGCCGCCGCCTGGCTGGCGTACGCCGTGCCGGCCATGACGCTCTTCCTGCTCGGCGTCCGCCGACGCACGCGCCCCGTCCGCCCCGGACCCGAACTGCAGAAGGACCCGACCCATGCGTAG
- the efeO gene encoding iron uptake system protein EfeO, with product MRRTLVAAVLLTAPVLAACTENTDAASTEGGGDPRTLAVTSSDEACEVSATEAPAGTLTFDVTNAGSQVTEFYLLGEDGLRIVGEVENVGPSLSRQLVVNAPAGTYVTACKPGMAGEGIRADFTVTGSDDDVEVSTDDQELVATAQQNYQAYVRDQSDQLLVRTREFVELYEAGEDDRARALYPVARTHWERIETVAESFGDLDPQMDAREADLEPGQEWTGWHRIEKDLWPGRAERYTPLTAKQRATYAQDLLANTETLDQRIGELEFTVDQIANGSRGLLEEVATGKVTGEEEYWSRTDLYDFQANVDGARVGYEGVKPLLAEKDPELAEQLDTRFAALQDLLDEQREGEGFVSYDDLSQPEVKALSDAVNALSEPLSRLTAAVLA from the coding sequence ATGCGTAGGACCCTCGTCGCCGCCGTGCTGCTCACGGCCCCCGTGCTGGCCGCCTGCACGGAGAACACCGACGCCGCCTCCACCGAGGGCGGCGGCGACCCGCGCACGCTCGCGGTCACCTCCTCCGACGAGGCCTGCGAGGTCTCGGCCACCGAGGCCCCGGCCGGCACGCTCACCTTCGACGTCACCAACGCCGGCTCGCAGGTGACCGAGTTCTACCTGCTGGGGGAGGACGGCCTGCGCATCGTCGGCGAGGTCGAGAACGTCGGCCCGTCGCTGAGCCGCCAGCTCGTCGTCAACGCCCCGGCCGGCACCTACGTCACCGCCTGCAAGCCCGGCATGGCCGGGGAGGGCATCCGCGCCGACTTCACCGTGACCGGGTCCGACGACGACGTCGAGGTCAGCACCGACGACCAGGAGCTGGTCGCCACCGCCCAGCAGAACTACCAGGCCTACGTGCGCGACCAGTCCGACCAGCTGCTGGTGCGGACGCGCGAGTTCGTGGAGCTCTACGAGGCCGGCGAGGACGACCGGGCCCGGGCCCTGTACCCCGTGGCGCGCACCCACTGGGAGCGGATCGAGACGGTCGCGGAGTCCTTCGGCGACCTCGACCCCCAGATGGACGCGCGGGAGGCCGACCTCGAGCCCGGCCAGGAGTGGACCGGCTGGCACCGGATCGAGAAGGACCTGTGGCCGGGCCGGGCCGAGCGCTACACGCCGCTGACGGCCAAGCAGCGCGCGACCTACGCCCAGGACCTGCTCGCCAACACCGAGACGCTGGACCAGCGGATCGGCGAGCTGGAGTTCACCGTCGACCAGATCGCCAACGGCTCGCGCGGCCTGCTCGAGGAGGTCGCCACCGGCAAGGTGACCGGCGAGGAGGAGTACTGGTCGCGCACCGACCTCTACGACTTCCAGGCCAACGTCGACGGCGCCCGCGTCGGGTACGAGGGCGTGAAGCCGCTGCTGGCGGAGAAGGACCCCGAGCTCGCCGAGCAGCTCGACACCCGCTTCGCCGCGCTGCAGGACCTGCTCGACGAGCAGCGCGAGGGCGAGGGCTTCGTGTCCTACGACGACCTCTCCCAGCCCGAGGTCAAGGCGCTGTCCGACGCGGTCAACGCCCTCTCCGAGCCGCTCTCGCGGCTGACCGCAGCGGTGCTGGCCTGA
- the efeB gene encoding iron uptake transporter deferrochelatase/peroxidase subunit has translation MRLSRRGLLGGGAAAAGAVGAYAAGRVTADEPAHASAAPATYDFRGAHQAGITTPAQDRLHFAAFDVVTDSREELVALLQAWTDAADRMTRGLPAGEIGPVEGAANLPPDDTGEAIGLAPGGLTITFGFGPSLFRDAEGRDRFGIADRMPAALEPLPHFPGDELDPARSDGDLCVQACADDPQVAVHAIRNLARLGFGTVSVRWSQLGFGRTSTTSVTQDTPRNLFGFKDGTANVKAEETTALEDHVWVGAEDDPAAAWLAGGSYLVARRIGMHIEVWDRQPLADQEAFVGRTKGTGAPLSGGEEMTEPDFEMPGSNDQPVIPVDAHVRVVHPGAHDGARMLRRGYNFVDGTNPLGGLDAGLFFVAYVRDPRTHFTPVQLAMAKSDALTEYLQVTGSALFAVPPGTASGEHVGHTLFG, from the coding sequence ATGCGGCTCTCACGACGCGGGCTCCTCGGCGGCGGCGCGGCCGCCGCCGGGGCCGTGGGTGCGTACGCCGCCGGCCGGGTGACCGCCGACGAGCCGGCCCACGCGTCGGCGGCGCCCGCGACGTACGACTTCCGCGGCGCGCACCAGGCGGGGATCACCACCCCGGCGCAGGACCGGCTGCACTTCGCGGCCTTCGACGTGGTCACCGACTCCCGCGAGGAGCTGGTGGCGCTGCTGCAGGCCTGGACCGACGCCGCCGACCGGATGACCCGCGGGCTGCCCGCGGGCGAGATCGGCCCGGTCGAGGGCGCGGCCAACCTGCCGCCGGACGACACCGGCGAGGCCATCGGCCTGGCCCCCGGTGGGCTCACGATCACCTTCGGGTTCGGGCCGAGCCTGTTCCGCGACGCCGAGGGGCGTGACCGGTTCGGGATCGCCGACCGGATGCCCGCGGCGCTGGAGCCGCTCCCGCACTTCCCGGGTGACGAGCTCGACCCGGCCCGCTCCGACGGCGACCTGTGCGTGCAGGCGTGCGCCGACGACCCGCAGGTCGCGGTGCACGCCATCCGCAACCTCGCCCGGCTCGGCTTCGGCACCGTCTCGGTGCGGTGGTCCCAGCTCGGCTTCGGCCGGACGTCGACGACGTCGGTCACCCAGGACACCCCGCGCAATCTCTTCGGGTTCAAGGACGGCACCGCCAACGTCAAGGCCGAGGAGACGACCGCGCTCGAGGACCACGTCTGGGTCGGTGCCGAGGACGACCCGGCCGCGGCCTGGCTGGCGGGCGGCTCCTACCTCGTGGCCCGGCGGATCGGGATGCACATCGAGGTGTGGGACCGCCAGCCCCTCGCCGACCAGGAGGCGTTCGTCGGTCGCACGAAGGGCACCGGCGCGCCGCTCTCGGGCGGCGAGGAGATGACCGAGCCGGACTTCGAGATGCCCGGCAGCAACGACCAGCCGGTCATCCCGGTCGACGCGCACGTCCGGGTGGTGCACCCCGGCGCCCACGACGGTGCACGGATGCTGCGGCGCGGCTACAACTTCGTCGACGGGACCAACCCGCTCGGCGGGCTCGACGCCGGGCTCTTCTTCGTCGCCTACGTGCGCGACCCGCGCACGCACTTCACCCCGGTGCAGCTGGCGATGGCGAAGTCCGACGCGTTGACGGAGTACCTCCAGGTGACCGGCTCCGCGCTCTTCGCCGTCCCGCCGGGCACGGCGTCCGGGGAGCACGTCGGCCACACGCTCTTCGGCTGA
- a CDS encoding YbaB/EbfC family nucleoid-associated protein: MYSSPEEALASVDRAAAKMQEQVVKAQAYAVEVETLRIVGQSRDGGAEVTVGHNGAIHDLYLGRTLNDATLERIRSAVLEANADAQRQVVERVSALSAETFGADSATAREITRQYADMFPAPPDDGGSPTRAGVLG; this comes from the coding sequence GTGTACTCCAGCCCCGAAGAAGCGCTCGCCTCGGTCGACCGCGCCGCCGCGAAGATGCAGGAGCAGGTCGTCAAGGCCCAGGCGTACGCCGTCGAGGTCGAGACGCTCCGCATCGTCGGCCAGTCCCGCGACGGCGGCGCCGAGGTGACCGTCGGTCACAACGGCGCGATCCACGACCTCTACCTCGGCCGCACGCTGAACGACGCGACCCTCGAGCGCATCCGCTCCGCGGTCCTCGAGGCCAACGCCGACGCCCAGCGCCAGGTCGTCGAGCGCGTGAGCGCGCTCAGCGCGGAGACGTTCGGTGCCGACTCGGCGACCGCACGCGAGATCACGCGGCAGTACGCCGACATGTTCCCGGCGCCGCCCGACGACGGCGGCAGCCCGACGCGGGCGGGGGTGCTGGGATGA
- a CDS encoding type VII secretion target: MTSGEIKVVTEAMRSHAGQVEQLAVSAYDGVQAGRDMALDGSAFGVLCSFIGGALAPAQATGIAATGAAVGSLGATALQVRAVAKVFEEVDDVVGSAMDRFRG; the protein is encoded by the coding sequence ATGACCTCCGGGGAGATCAAGGTCGTCACCGAGGCGATGCGCAGCCACGCCGGCCAGGTCGAGCAGCTCGCGGTCTCGGCGTACGACGGCGTCCAGGCCGGGCGCGACATGGCGCTCGACGGGTCCGCCTTCGGGGTGCTCTGCAGCTTCATCGGCGGCGCGCTGGCGCCGGCACAGGCCACCGGCATCGCCGCGACCGGAGCGGCGGTCGGCAGCCTGGGCGCCACCGCCCTCCAGGTGCGGGCGGTCGCCAAGGTCTTCGAGGAGGTCGACGACGTCGTCGGCTCCGCCATGGACAGGTTCAGGGGGTAG